In Alphaproteobacteria bacterium, the genomic stretch ATTAATGTTTTATATATTTATATTTTCAGTATTATTTAATGCATTTACTTCTAGTAAATTCCAGAAAACATTGCAAATAATTAGTAAGTTAGTTAATTAATTTAACCTCTACCGCGATACATGGGTGTGCTTAAGTCAGGAATGTTGCATTTTGCTGGAACCTCCCCATGCTCAAAAAATACATCTATAGGAATGCCACCTCTTGGATACCAATAACTGGCAATTCTAAACCATTTTGGCTCTATTACTTTTATAATATCTTTAGCAATGGAAATTGTGCAATCTTCATGGAAGGCCCCATGATTACGATAAGAGCCTAGATATAATTTTAATGATTTACTTTCGACCATATGTTTACTAGCAATATAATCTATTACCAAATGAGCAAAATCAGGCTGTGAGGTTACAGGACATATAGAAGTGAATTCTGGACAGGTAAATCTGGTGACATAATTCACATCTTGATGGGGATTATTAACAGCTTCTAAAATTTTAATATTAGGTTCAGTTGGCAAAGCAACATTTTGCCCGAGTAATTTAGGTTTATGGTTCATTTTTAGTCTCTACTTAATTTGGAATACATTTCTATATTGTAATATTTACCTTTATGTAAACGAAAATTTCTAAGTGTGCCATCAAAATTAAAACCATTTCGCTCTAAAA encodes the following:
- the queF gene encoding NADPH-dependent 7-cyano-7-deazaguanine reductase QueF; amino-acid sequence: MNHKPKLLGQNVALPTEPNIKILEAVNNPHQDVNYVTRFTCPEFTSICPVTSQPDFAHLVIDYIASKHMVESKSLKLYLGSYRNHGAFHEDCTISIAKDIIKVIEPKWFRIASYWYPRGGIPIDVFFEHGEVPAKCNIPDLSTPMYRGRG